The following proteins are co-located in the Pomacea canaliculata isolate SZHN2017 linkage group LG8, ASM307304v1, whole genome shotgun sequence genome:
- the LOC112570603 gene encoding uncharacterized protein LOC112570603 isoform X1, translating into MHSNREGYFTYARDSRLRGSSMPIRRLEEEGDRRAGTPPRLVAPRPSRAGSPALDNFSRRVIHHQSPRQRHADASTAEMIRFVRDYQLDRQPTLLRLQKRAPLPGIGQMTSSLQEQQDCYRSDVNDNVDYDHSEQLLDDEVAAIAYGAGDPLRHAGYLDNADNGMMARNNGKRRSNRFTSKPSADLNASYRIPVRPLDNHSHVDVRKRAKRQDLGRSLMQLPPIVRDDLPERPSAPSPSRTPPLTEEEDDNLPVDFIDTV; encoded by the exons GTTACTTCACCTATGCACGGGACAGCAGGCTGAGGGGGTCATCGATGCCCATACGCAGGCTTGAGGAGGAGGGGGACAGGCGGGCAGGCACCCCGCCGCGACTTGTGGCCCCCCGACCGTCGCGCGCTGGGTCTCCCGCCCTCGACAACTTTAGTCGACGTGTGATACACCACCAGAGCCCTCGACAACGACATGCCGACGCCAGCACGGCTGAAATGATACGCTTCGTGAGGGACTACCAGCTGGACAGACAACCCACCTTGCTGAGGCTGCAGAAGAGGGCGCCTTTACCTGGCATCGGACAG ATGACGAGTTCCTTACAAGAACAGCAGGACTGTTACCGAAGTGATGTCAACGACAACGTCGACTACGACCACAGTGAGCAGTTGCTGGACGATGAGGTTGCTGCCATCGCATACGGAGCCGGTGATCCGCTGCGCCATGCGGGATACCTAGACAACGCCGACAACGGGATGATGGCGAGAAATAACGGGAAACGACGCAGCAACCGATTTACCTCCAAACCTTCCGCGGACCTCAACGCCTCGTACCGAATTCCTGTTCGGCCATTGGACAACCACAGTCACGTGGACGTTCGCAAGCGTGCTAAGCGACAGGATCTGGGCAGATCACTCATGCAGCTTCCGCCTATTGTGAGAGACGATTTACCAGAGCGTCCTAGTGCTCCATCCCCTTCCCGGACTCCCCCCTTgactgaagaagaagatgataaCCTCCCGGTGGACTTCATCGATACCGTTTAA
- the LOC112570602 gene encoding 26S proteasome non-ATPase regulatory subunit 8-like has product MAASLKEIVLMYQSLKREWDKKPPNLERCGDILLKLKLALTGVTFLPTDESNPSKQELLIARDILEIGAQWAIAMRDIPSFERYMAQLKCYYMDYKDNLPESTFKYQLLGLNLLCLLSQNRLAEFHTELELLPAKELQTNVYIKHPVSMEQYLMEGSYNKVFLARGNVPADNYNFFIDILLNTIRDEIAGCIEKAYPKIAMSEAARMLFFDTQKPMTEYAQKRGWTSGSDGFFYFQMEPKTTDEVIPAKMLAERTIEYARELEMIV; this is encoded by the exons ATGGCTGCTTCCTTAAAAGAAATCGTGCTCATGTATCAGAGTCTAAAACGTGAATGGGACAAAAAACCTCCCAATCTTGAACGTTGTGGCGATATTTTGTTAAAACTAAAG CTTGCCCTTACTGGAGTCACATTTCTACCTACTGATGAGAGCAACCCATCAAAACAAGAGCTTCTGATAGCAA GAGATATTCTTGAAATTGGAGCACAATGGGCTATTGCCATGCGAGACATACCATCATTTGAGCGCTATATGGCTCAGCTCAAATGTTACTATATGGATTACAA GGACAACTTACCAGAGTCTACATTCAAATATCAGCTTCTGGGATTGAACCTACTGTGCCTTCTCTCGCAGAATCGCTTGGCCGAGTTCCACACT GAGCTAGAATTGCTGCCTGCTAAGGAGctacaaacaaatgtttacatcaaGCATCCCGTGTCTATGGAGCAATACCTTATGGAGGGTAGCTACAACAAG GTTTTCTTGGCACGCGGCAATGTCCctgctgacaactacaactttTTCATCGATATTCTTCTAAACACAATCAG GGATGAGATTGCAGGGTGCATTGAAAAAGCATACCCAAAGATTGCTATGAGTGAAGCAGCCAGGATGTTATTCTTCGATACACAGAAACCCATGACAGAATATGCTCAAAAG CGAGGCTGGACCAGTGGGAGTGAtggattcttttattttcaaatggaGCCTAAGACTACAGATGAAGTTATTCCTGCCAAGATGCTAGCAGAGCGGACAATAGAATATGCACGGGAATTAGAAATGATAGTGTAG
- the LOC112570603 gene encoding uncharacterized protein LOC112570603 isoform X2, with amino-acid sequence MPIRRLEEEGDRRAGTPPRLVAPRPSRAGSPALDNFSRRVIHHQSPRQRHADASTAEMIRFVRDYQLDRQPTLLRLQKRAPLPGIGQMTSSLQEQQDCYRSDVNDNVDYDHSEQLLDDEVAAIAYGAGDPLRHAGYLDNADNGMMARNNGKRRSNRFTSKPSADLNASYRIPVRPLDNHSHVDVRKRAKRQDLGRSLMQLPPIVRDDLPERPSAPSPSRTPPLTEEEDDNLPVDFIDTV; translated from the exons ATGCCCATACGCAGGCTTGAGGAGGAGGGGGACAGGCGGGCAGGCACCCCGCCGCGACTTGTGGCCCCCCGACCGTCGCGCGCTGGGTCTCCCGCCCTCGACAACTTTAGTCGACGTGTGATACACCACCAGAGCCCTCGACAACGACATGCCGACGCCAGCACGGCTGAAATGATACGCTTCGTGAGGGACTACCAGCTGGACAGACAACCCACCTTGCTGAGGCTGCAGAAGAGGGCGCCTTTACCTGGCATCGGACAG ATGACGAGTTCCTTACAAGAACAGCAGGACTGTTACCGAAGTGATGTCAACGACAACGTCGACTACGACCACAGTGAGCAGTTGCTGGACGATGAGGTTGCTGCCATCGCATACGGAGCCGGTGATCCGCTGCGCCATGCGGGATACCTAGACAACGCCGACAACGGGATGATGGCGAGAAATAACGGGAAACGACGCAGCAACCGATTTACCTCCAAACCTTCCGCGGACCTCAACGCCTCGTACCGAATTCCTGTTCGGCCATTGGACAACCACAGTCACGTGGACGTTCGCAAGCGTGCTAAGCGACAGGATCTGGGCAGATCACTCATGCAGCTTCCGCCTATTGTGAGAGACGATTTACCAGAGCGTCCTAGTGCTCCATCCCCTTCCCGGACTCCCCCCTTgactgaagaagaagatgataaCCTCCCGGTGGACTTCATCGATACCGTTTAA
- the LOC112570835 gene encoding protein FAM98A-like, which produces MEKMENDVLDSLEDLGYTGPVSSSEVLSKAVQEGSKSVPYTQVVEWLVQQISDFTGTEERVHAIANEDDASNFLLELSGFLREYGCPYKDLIEGPVNDRLKTTTHCLQLLDYLTCELQAVRMIAKKRPGMLLSVKDTSGAQTESEVAGYMKKMLIALGFPKPPPNITAFQLFSKLEAKIKELMATYSDQIGKPLLKARLSDKQWQFVMEANATLAEEYRIRREMLLKRLDVTIQSFMWSDKAKSSADKIAQVYQPIRAQLQVKTTVGIPEILAARDNLTQIQKTSSGDARKECAINKVLIGRVPDRGGRAWELEPPPPEMPAFVKRDSAPQGQRPHSGRGGGGDGGRGGRVQGGWGGANTQSYGGQWDQGGGGYQGGGKGGGGGYHGGGGYQGGGGGYQGGGGGGGYHQGGGGYHGGGGYQGGGGGYQGGGYQEGGGGYQGGGGYQGGGGGYQGKGGGGYHGGGGRGGRGRDDRGRGGRRGRH; this is translated from the exons atggaaaaaatggaGAACGATGTATTGGATTCACTTGAAGATTTAGG TTACACAGGACCAGTATCCAGTAGTGAGGTCTTGTCTAAAGCAGTTCAAGAAGGCTCCAAATCGGTGCCATATACACAAGTAGTGGAATGGCTTGTGCAGCAAATTTCTGATTTTACAGGAACAGAAGAACGGGTTCATGCAATTGCTA ATGAAGATGATGCATCTAACTTTCTTTTAGAACTCAGTGGATTTCTTAGAGAATACG gcTGTCCTTACAAAGATTTGATTGAAGGTCCAGTCAATGATAGACTAAAAACAACCACTCATTGTCTCCAGCTGCTAG ATTATTTAACATGTGAACTGCAAGCAGTAAGAATGATTGCAAAGAAAAGACCAGGTATGCTTTTGAGCGTGAAGGACACCTCAGGCGCGCAG aCTGAGAGTGAAGTTGCTGGCTATATGAAGAAGATGCTGATAGCACTAGGATTTCCCAAACCACCTCCCAACATTACAGCATTTCAGCTGTTCAGCAAACTGGAGGCAAAG ATAAAGGAATTAATGGCAACCTACTCAGATCAGATTGGCAAACCGCTGTTAAAGGCTCGATTGTCAGACAAACAATGGCAATTTGTGATGGAAGCCAATGCAACTTTGGCAGAAGAATATCGCATACGACGTGAAATGTTGCTGAAACGTCTTGATGTTACAATACAGTCTTTTATGTGGTCAGATAAAGCAAAG TCCAGTGCAGACAAAATTGCTCAAGTGTACCAACCAATCCGTGCTCAGCTTCAGGTGAAAACAACTGTTGGTATCCCAGAAATCTTAGCTGCTAGAGACA ATTTGACTCAGATACAGAAGACTAGCAGTGGTGATGCCAGAAAAGAGTGTGCCATTAACAAAGTTCTCATTGGCCGG GTGCCAGATCGCGGAGGGCGAGCATGGGAGTTAGAACCCCCTCCCCCTGAAATGCCTGCGTTCGTCAAGCGTGATAGTGCACCACAAGGGCAGCGGCCACATA GTGGGAGAGGcggtggaggtgatggtggcCGTGGAGGCCGAGTGCAAGGAGGCTGGGGAGGGGCCAACACCCAGAGCTATGGAGGGCAGTGGGATCAGGGTGGGGGTGGTTATCAGGGTGGTGGCaaaggaggtggaggtggatACCATGGAGGAGGAGGTTATcagggtggagggggaggttatcagggtggaggaggaggaggaggttatCATCAGGGTGGAGGTGGTTACCATGGAGGGGGAGGCTATcagggtggagggggaggttATCAGGGTGGAGGTTATCAGGAGGGAGGAGGTGGTTACCAAGGTGGAGGAGGTTATcagggtggaggaggaggcTATCAGGGGAAAGGAGGGGGTGGTTACCATGGAGGTGGAGGCAGAGGAGGTAGAGGCCGTGATGATCGGGGAAGAGGAGGGAGAAGAGGTCGGCACTGA